gataatttttacatcattatacacattttcattgaaaaacattaaagtggATTTTTGCTGGGATCtgtactagggatgcaccgataccgggaCAGATAtctggccgatactgactcaaatagctggaccggatatctgtgacaatggggccgatctattcaattaaattgtatgtttatatactatatacattaaatgctggaattttaattcctctttacgttttgaccaatttgttgctgcattaaaaaggtttacacttgtaattcctgttaattttgaagatttgttaCCAAGTTGCCGgtgtaagatttattattttaatcataaatgacaataaataaatttatatctatgtatttatgggcacattttgttttacaaagttaggaaagtaataattaagtcaagcctgatgttgtcttacacatgaaagaatgatcccagtcacttccacacagtgaggcatacagcttaataattaaacactggtatctgaTCGGTACTCtatcggccaatacccaaagcccaggtatcgctattggtatctggactgaaaaagtcaggtCGTTGCATCCCTAATCTGTTCTTTATGTCTGTAGACTATGATGGGTAGGATCTCTGCAGCACTACAATATTTAATTCAGATTGGTATTTTGACACGTTTACCTTTAcaggggcggctgtggctcagagggtcgAGCAGGtagtccaccaatcggaaggtcggttcGATACCCGGCTGCTCCgagtcacatgtcgatgtgtccttgagcaagacacttaaccccaaattgctcccgaaggcatagccatcggtgtgtgaattaGTATTAAGATTAGATCCTAATGGgaaaagttggcaccttagcagcctctgccatcagtgtatgaatgtgtgtgtgaatgggtgaatgctgacatgtagtgtaaagcgctttgagtggttggaagactagaaaagtgctatataaaagcaagtccatttacctttaacaaatattgcacctTCTGCGATTTGTATATTACAATAGGCCATATTGCGACGTCGATAAAATTGATTCATTGTGTAGCCCTACAGTATATAACAGGCCAGGGATGCAAAACCGAACTGTTAAAAAAACGAACTGTTCAATGAGAAACCGAACCATGGGCCTGTTGAACCGTTGCATCACTGttaaatacaggcctgctaattatttgatgaggtgcCAGAGACATATAAGATATATTATCTGACCATAGgcctacttgaccattaagtagcctgccttatttcatgtataaaatcagtgtcATAGCGTCatataatacagaaatattattcattactatcaatcagtctatctatttatatattgtggagttcaaacacattggaaatggttatgtttttcttctctttaatGTGCAATGCAAACcgaaccgttgcaccactaaTGTACAAGATGACTTAGTTACTTTTTTCTATCCCACACAGGATTTGGACAGAATCGCTGAAGCAAATGAACTTTATGATGCTGTTCTGACTGGCTCAGTCGATCGGGACAAGAAAGTCACTACAAATGTGCCTCAAAACAAGACGCCAACTAAAGACGAGGCTAAACCAACAACACTGAAAAGCCAACAAGGAAGACACTCACTGAGGAGACTGGCTTTATATGTTGGAAATTTTCCCTGGGTGAGTAACAGCCTCTCTGTATTAATGTTgagtacatttttattgtattgtccAATACCAGTCATGTTGTTTTGTCCACGTGGACTTGCAGAACACCGATTACATAAAACAGAACGGAGAAATAAATTCCCCTATACAATCAAGATCACGAGTAACTCTCTATCCTCCTGTCATTTTCTCACCCTCCTTTTCCTGAACCTGCTACTTCCTCCAGTGGACATCTGATAAGGACATCATATGTATGGCTCAAACGTTGGGTGTAAAGGACATCAAAGAGATCAAATTTGCTGAAAATAAAGCTAATGGCCAGTCAAGAGGGTGAGTGGTTGCACATCTGttgtttataaaaaaataaaaccctatcctgtagggctgtcccgaatactattttttgggcttcgaagcttcagtaAGAAATAGTTGACGGTATTCGAAGCTTGGCGGAGCAGCGCGTCTTCTGTACTTCTGTCTGTtggtctccatctcccccgtttcagagCCCGGGACAATGTCACTGCAGCACCattgtacacacacgcacctttacacataacaaacagtgaTGTCCGTCTGAGattaactaataattaatgttggatacaaataatgtgggattattccttattttatgGGCTTATTttatgggctatttggggatttatacattatttgtacatacatatataaatatatatgtttctAATTTGAATGTTGAATATCTTGGCAACGGTGAGGGCTTCAAAGCACTTGGGTCAGCCCTAATTTCCTgtgaattgatttatttattgtaagaaaggaagcatgagggttttttttttcgattTATTAAAGATTTGATCTGTGACATGGTAGTCATGCATgtgttgtttcttcttctgtgtaaCACAGCTTCGCCGAAGTGGTGGTAACCTCAGAAGAGTCATTAAAAGTATTGTTGGAAAAAATACCCCAATGTGAGCTCAATGGGGACAGGATAGACTGTCGCTTCGCCACTCGACAGAACCTCAGTGTGTTTGAGGACATGGCAAATAAACGTAAGAGCACCACAATCCTAAGATTCTATTGAATTTACATCATATTGCAAAATGTCAGTATTACTGTCATCTTTCactaaaacaatgtgttttctgttttctgtagGTATACCCCTGCGTGTTAATTCCAAAGATGCTAAGGACTCAGAAACTTCAGAAAATATTCCCTCGTTATTATCACAGGAGCCCAGTCCTCCCCCTATACCTCCACTCTTTCCACCACATCCACTTGCAAACAGGTTTCCCTCATTACCCAACCCTTTCAATCATCCACCTCCTCCCTTCCCACATATGCCTCCAAACATCGCTCCACCCATGCCACCCCCTTtgttccctcctcctccaatcCACGTTCCCATCCAGCCATCTCCCAGTCTGCATGTAAATCCAGCATTCTTCAACCCAGCACAAGACGGACACAGCAGCAATGCCTACAGCCAACAAAAGTGAGAGCACacactgttttatattataGCTACTGCAAAATCATAAACAGTAATATGTTTTGTTTCCCAatgacttgcatttatatagcgcttttctagtttTCCGACCACttaaagcgctttacactacatgtcggcattcacccattcacacacatattcgTACACTGATGGCAtcagcagccggggatcgaaccaccgaccttccgattggttgACTACCTgttctaccctctgagccacagtcgccTCTATGAGATAAGATGATAATATTGATGTGGAAAGTGAATCTTTAAAGCAGCAAAAGACCAGGATACAGAGAGGAATGCAAAAGAATATGCAGCCAATAAAGTACATACATAGAACATATTAAGGATATCTTTGTCATATCAGttatgaaaataacttgtaTGGCAACAGTTATTTTTGAGTAATAACTTGTGGTGATGGTTAATAATTCTGTCAACAATCTGTGTATTTTTCAGTCACACACCTCGAAGTACAGACAGAGATTTTGAGGAACTGATGAACAGAAATAAAGCCGTTGCCAGCAGTGCCATCAGCAAGGCCGTGTCTGGAGCAACAGCTGGTGAGTACAGCTGATCACTTTCTGTAAAgtagaagaaaaaacacagaacttGATAAGCTGTGTGGAGAAAGGACAGGTCCCTAACAATGACTGACAAACATGGACAAAAATCTGTTCCCCAGCCCTCTTACAATAGAAATTGGAAGTAAAtggtattttattattttatagatAATATGAAATTGACTACAATATATAAACTAAGGCtgcaattaatgattattttcattgtcgattaatctgttggattattttctcgattaattgatcagTTGTTGGGTCTATAAATtgtcataaaatggtgaaaaagattactttactgtcatagaggagtaaagaaaccagaaaatattcacatttaagaagctggaatctaatcaactaatcgattaatcgtggCAGCTCTATTTTAAATCACCTTCAAAATGACAAAGCATAAATTAAAACTTTGAATTTATTAATGATAAAACACTAAAGTGTAAATACTGTGTGTCATTTATACAAGTACTCAGACCCTGTATTCAGTGCAGTTCTGCGTCAGTCATTTAAAGTCTCGGAAAACTTGGATTCAAATCTGAAATCTTTCTCTGCTACATAACATATTCATGACTAAATAGCaacaatcaaaataaaaaacattggaAATAATTACCCTTTGTTATTCATTAAGAGTTTAAgtgcgctttcacaagccaacatttagtccgttttaatcaaactctggtgcggttcgtttgggcagttgtgaacgcagtaatcgtactctggtgtggaccaaaacaaccggttcAAGAgcgcttgcgagaggtggtggtgaaccaaaacacaggctgcGTGTGCGGGCATTTGCAactgttgagatggacacaggtaaacgacgaacatgagtgggagaggactgacctggacttctgcagaaggctgatgtttgcttgacatctgggccgaagagaacatacagaatacgcTAAATAAAGTctacaaaaatagtgacgtttataaagccatttgagataaactggaggagaagggatttgtgccGAGTCAAAGTAAACACACTtcgacagcaatatatcaaagtctgtcattccctgcatagaagtggcagctctcaagacaaaaaagataaattcgctccttcgtacacgcccctcagcaacttCATTGTTCTATTAGGTCCGCAttgatttgtgcactgtgaaaccgaaccagactaaatggAAAACCAACCAAAAGTATcgatttcactctgattcagactcgccaaacggactatggcttgtgaaagcgccctaagacCTCAGCTAATCCGCTTCATTACTACTCTGTGGTTGTGGTTTGCTCTGATTTATTGACAGTGACCTGCTAACACAAGCAAACAACCACACAGCTGTCATCACATTTGATTCAAATGTTGGCATGGAAATACATGACATCACCTTTTTCCAACCAAGCCCTGCCCACTTCAAACCAGTGAGAAGAGCTCagacaaaatacagaaaatctCTCTTGTAAACTCAACAAAATCATTGCACCTTTGACAGAAACATTAGGACTCCACTTAGAATAAGAAGCTGAAGAAGAAAGTAGGTTTTCAGAGCCTTCAAGTTCTCAGCTTTGCACACCAGTATTTGTCAGACTGGAACGGGAACATCTGTGAGTTCTTGTATTGTCAATTTCGATTTTCAGTGGGGCTCAAGACCAAGCTTCAACTGGCACACCAAGGAACAATGTGAGATTTGTCTCAAAGCTCCTTCGGCATTGTCTTGGGTGTGTGCTTTGGGTCATTGTAATCCTGAAAGGTGAATCCTCACCCCAGTCCAGACTTTGTGTGTTCTGGTGCAGCTTTTTTCAGGGGACCTCTCTGTATTTGTTTCTGTGTATTGATCCTTCAAACCAATATCAGTTGGTTGTCCAAAACCAACTGATATAGGTTCCAAGTCTTTTTGTAGCGTGAGCACAAATGGATGTGAGCTCTAGGATGTTTGGATGTGGAGGGTAAATGTCATcctttttcaaacctttttagTAACCATAACCCTCAGAGCGTTAAAGTGCCTAAGTGTCTCTAATATCTCATTTCTCTAATTGCTAATGCAGGAGACTTGCGGGTGGCCATGGAGACGCTATTAACTGCCATTGCCATCATTAAGCAGTCCAGAGTGTACGGAGATGAACGATGCCAAGCCCTGGTCACCTCACTCAAAGACTGTCTAGTCTCTATCCAGGGCAACTATGGCTACAGGTTAGTGTAATTATGCATCTTGTTGTCCATACAGAAACCAAAAGCTCAGGATCAGTCAGTTAtcacacaaaaataacacatttctctGAAGGAGTAGCAGTCGTTCTGGGGAAGACGAAAGAGACCGGGACAGGGGGCGcgacagagagcgagagcgagataGAGAACGCGACAGAGAAGATTCTTCTGGTTGGGAAGGAATGTCTCGAAGACACAGACAACGTTCCCGGAGCGGGGAGAGAGACAAGGAACGCTCCCGGGAACGGGAACGGGAAAGGCACAGAGATCACAGAGACCGATACCGCTAACTTGGTAAGCTTTTAATACTTCATTTATATGCTTGTACTTTTTCATCCAACAGACCGTTTCATTATTTggcgtgtgttttttttttttttttttatcagttccaCTGTTGGGTTTCTTTGTACATTTTATCATATTGAGCTTCTGTGTTTTTAGATACATCAACAGAATAGACTGCCCAAAAACTCCTAAATGTAATGGGAGTGTAATATCACAGAGCCATACAGGAGTGTTGGTTGGTGTCTCTCATATGACATCCTTTATCTTGCTTGCTTAGTGAATTATTATCATAAAATATAGCAATAACAGTTATTGAGTAGCTCCACTACCTACAGATTTTGTATCCAAGCAAAGTTCACCATGTTCAACCCTCTGGACATCAGTCATGATCTTATTGTTTACAGTGTCTCAAATTCCATCATTATTGttaaatataacaataacaataaatgtctactgcaaaaaaaaaacgcaaaatCTTATCAAGTATATTTGTCAAATTACTAGTCAAAATATCACTTAACACTTAATATAAGACACAATCACCTAACAAGTAACATATCAGTGAGATATAGGGACTTGTTTTTAGACAATGCATCTTGAAAAAATATCATTTTTGAACACACAGCAATTCCTGATCCTAGTAAAATATAGCTCCAAATGAGTTTTTCCAGCTAATTACAACATCTCTTTTTATGTTGAAAGACTTAAATATTATAActtatttcaagaaatcttacCAAGCAAATTTTCACTTGTTCCACTGGCAGATTGTCTCACTTATTACAAGCAAATAACACCttgtattcattttctttttacttcaaAGTGTAACTAAAGTGGCCTTTTTCCCACTTGAGATCCCCAGACTGACTAACTCTTGATAACTCACTTGTAAATACTGAACTTGAGCAGACTTCCTCGAGTACTTCGCATCATTATAAATGGAATGAACTTCAAAGGGCATTTAAAACGTGTCACCCCATTGGATGAGTTTAAGCTTTTAATTTTGGACCTTTTTAATAGATGTCTGTGAGTGTTTCTGATGCTGTTTGAATGGGCTTATGTGTTACTggctgtgttttgttgtgtctTATCCATATGTCTACGGTCTTATCTCTGCTCTATTTCTTCTGCGGTGCTCGGGTCGCtcttgcaaaacaaaaagcttCAACAAACATGATACAAAACTTGCTTCATATTATATTCCTGTGGTGGCATCAGCCAGTCTGTGAGGTAGAGAGTTATGAAATCACTGGAATATGACTGTctgataacacattttaaataatctTGTAGTTGTAattgaatacaaaaaaaactattttgtcAATGTAGTATTTATTAAATAACATGCATATCATTTTTCTTTGCTAAACTTCATTGTAGATGTCAGTACTGTCTGCATTTCTGTTATGTGATCAATTTCTATAAAACCTCCTGTATTTCttcctatatttatttatttatatggctTAAGAGCGCAGACTGCTGGGTTTATTTGAAGGTTTTAAGCTGTCTAGGATAAACCGTTAAAAGAACTACAAGGCGTTGGCTCATAGTGCTATTTCAACGCCCCCAAAAGCTTTTTGACAGATTACGGTTCATGAAGTGAAGGTCGGTAGTTATTTTTAGTACAAAGTTCTTCCTGTGCAATGAACTGTTAAAAGTCTGCAACCCATTATGTCACCAGACCGTTAATACATCAACATCATCACATGTTTACAGTGTCTAATCAGCATGCATCTATGAATGGATCAAGCATGGCTAAAACTCAATGACATATGGAATATATAGTGAGGTGAAGCATATGTAGGACTTTAAGATATGTAAGAAAGCTCATCagtcaattaaaatgtttataatgttCTATAGTTTTATTGATCACAGGAATTGGTAAAAAATGCTATTATAAATTGCCAGTAAGTATTACTGTAGTTTTAAGGATAATTAACACACGTTCTGAGGCTTTTGCTAAATTAAGCCCTTTACAGTccatatttgatttgtgtaaatGTGGCTTTGAAAAGTATGCCTTTTTCCTCCCCAGACTGATGGAGTGTTTAAGTGTGAA
Above is a genomic segment from Sebastes umbrosus isolate fSebUmb1 chromosome 2, fSebUmb1.pri, whole genome shotgun sequence containing:
- the LOC119475752 gene encoding cleavage and polyadenylation specificity factor subunit 7-like; this translates as MAAGPAAGPSTSNKDLIDLYGDLNQNDEDLDRIAEANELYDAVLTGSVDRDKKVTTNVPQNKTPTKDEAKPTTLKSQQGRHSLRRLALYVGNFPWWTSDKDIICMAQTLGVKDIKEIKFAENKANGQSRGFAEVVVTSEESLKVLLEKIPQCELNGDRIDCRFATRQNLSVFEDMANKRIPLRVNSKDAKDSETSENIPSLLSQEPSPPPIPPLFPPHPLANRFPSLPNPFNHPPPPFPHMPPNIAPPMPPPLFPPPPIHVPIQPSPSLHVNPAFFNPAQDGHSSNAYSQQNHTPRSTDRDFEELMNRNKAVASSAISKAVSGATAGDLRVAMETLLTAIAIIKQSRVYGDERCQALVTSLKDCLVSIQGNYGYRSSSRSGEDERDRDRGRDRERERDRERDREDSSGWEGMSRRHRQRSRSGERDKERSRERERERHRDHRDRYR